A genomic segment from Pseudoxanthomonas sp. CF385 encodes:
- a CDS encoding NAD(P)/FAD-dependent oxidoreductase: protein MLPTHDVLVLGGGAAGLMTALTAGQRGLRVLVVEHANKVGKKILMSGGGRCNFTNTGTTPANFLSANPHFCKSALARYTPSDFIELVERHRVAYHEKELGQLFCDVSSKLIVKLLVDECLAAGVRIETGCSVGKVEQADGVFRLDTTLGRFAAPSLVVATGGLSIPSMGATGFGYELAKQFGHDVLPTRAGLVPLTLSGKHQERLADLSGVSFPVEARCGKARFRNFVLLTHRGVSGPSILQISSYWQPGDDLRLDLLPDRDSLDWLLAQQQQRPDAELKTVLSDALPRRFAQRLCEVWLPNRPMRQFNAPQLKEAATLLADWPLIASGTEGYRTAEVTLGGVDTDGVSSSTLMSKRVPGLFFVGEVLDVTGWLGGYNFQWAWASGHAAGLAV from the coding sequence ATGCTTCCGACCCACGACGTCCTTGTCCTGGGCGGCGGTGCCGCCGGCCTGATGACCGCCCTCACCGCCGGCCAGCGCGGCCTGCGCGTGCTGGTCGTCGAGCACGCCAACAAGGTGGGCAAGAAGATCCTGATGTCGGGCGGCGGCCGCTGCAACTTCACCAATACCGGCACCACGCCCGCCAACTTCCTGTCGGCCAATCCGCATTTCTGCAAGTCGGCGCTGGCCCGCTACACGCCAAGCGACTTCATCGAACTGGTCGAACGCCATCGCGTCGCCTATCACGAGAAGGAACTCGGCCAGCTCTTCTGCGACGTCTCGTCCAAGCTGATCGTGAAGCTCCTGGTGGACGAATGCCTGGCCGCCGGCGTGCGCATCGAAACCGGTTGCAGTGTCGGCAAGGTCGAACAGGCGGACGGCGTGTTCCGCCTGGACACGACGTTGGGCCGCTTCGCGGCACCCTCGCTGGTGGTGGCCACCGGCGGGCTTTCTATCCCGAGCATGGGCGCCACCGGCTTCGGTTACGAGCTGGCGAAGCAGTTCGGCCACGACGTGCTGCCCACGCGCGCCGGCCTGGTGCCGCTGACCCTCAGCGGCAAGCACCAGGAACGGCTGGCCGACCTGAGCGGCGTGTCGTTTCCAGTGGAGGCCCGCTGCGGCAAGGCACGCTTCCGCAATTTCGTGCTGCTGACCCATCGCGGCGTCAGTGGCCCGTCGATCCTGCAGATCTCCTCCTACTGGCAACCGGGCGATGACCTGCGCTTGGACCTGCTGCCGGACCGTGATTCGCTGGACTGGCTGCTGGCGCAACAGCAGCAGCGCCCGGACGCCGAACTGAAGACCGTGTTGTCCGACGCGTTGCCGCGCCGCTTCGCCCAGCGACTCTGCGAGGTCTGGCTGCCCAATCGCCCGATGAGGCAGTTCAACGCGCCCCAGCTCAAGGAAGCAGCCACCCTGCTCGCCGACTGGCCGCTGATCGCCAGCGGCACAGAGGGCTACCGAACCGCCGAAGTGACGTTGGGTGGCGTGGATACCGACGGCGTTTCCAGCAGCACCCTGATGTCCAAGCGCGTGCCGGGCCTGTTCTTCGTCGGCGAGGTGCTCGACGTTACCGGCTGGCTGGGTGGCTACAACTTCCAGTGGGCCTGGGCATCGGGCCACGCGGCAGGCCTGGCGGTCTGA
- a CDS encoding YaeQ family protein — MALKSTVVKAELQISDMDRHHYGTYALTLAQHPSETDERLMVRLLAFALHADERLEFGKGLSNEEEPDLWRKDYTGLIEQWIDLGQPDESRIRKACGRANEVVVVNYGGRAADLWWDKNAALLARHRNLTVLDITPDAVDAITALMVRSMRFNVMIQDGEMQWMTDEHVVSVIPAIRQAGLARAA, encoded by the coding sequence ATGGCGCTCAAGTCCACTGTCGTCAAAGCCGAGCTGCAGATCAGCGACATGGACCGTCATCACTACGGTACCTACGCCCTGACGCTGGCCCAGCACCCCTCCGAAACCGACGAACGGTTGATGGTCCGTCTGCTGGCGTTCGCCCTGCATGCCGACGAACGCCTGGAGTTCGGCAAGGGCTTGAGCAACGAGGAAGAGCCCGACCTGTGGCGCAAGGACTACACCGGTCTGATCGAGCAGTGGATCGACCTGGGCCAGCCGGACGAGTCCCGGATCCGCAAGGCCTGCGGGCGGGCCAACGAGGTGGTCGTGGTCAACTATGGCGGCCGGGCGGCCGACCTGTGGTGGGACAAGAACGCGGCGCTGCTCGCCCGCCACCGCAACCTGACCGTGCTCGACATCACGCCTGATGCGGTGGACGCGATCACCGCACTGATGGTCCGCAGCATGCGCTTCAACGTGATGATCCAGGACGGCGAAATGCAGTGGATGACCGACGAGCATGTGGTCAGCGTGATCCCGGCCATCCGCCAGGCAGGCCTCGCGCGGGCGGCCTGA
- a CDS encoding cold-shock protein: MSDRQTGTVKWFNDAKGFGFITPQSGPDLFVHFRSIQGNGFKSLKEGQQVTFVAVQGQKGMQADQVQAL, translated from the coding sequence ATGTCTGATCGTCAGACCGGTACCGTCAAGTGGTTCAACGACGCCAAGGGCTTCGGCTTCATCACCCCGCAGAGCGGCCCCGACCTGTTCGTGCACTTCCGCTCGATCCAGGGCAATGGCTTCAAGTCGCTGAAGGAAGGCCAGCAGGTCACCTTCGTCGCCGTGCAGGGCCAGAAGGGCATGCAGGCCGACCAGGTGCAGGCGCTGTAA
- the dbpA gene encoding ATP-dependent RNA helicase DbpA: MHDFKHLPLAPGLQQGVDALGYTQPTPIQAQSLPAILDGRDVIAQAPTGSGKTAAFGIGLLHRLDLGTVRTQALVLCPTRELADQVAQQIRKLAVGLPNLKVLTLCGGLPLEPQIRSLEAHDPHVVVGTPGRIQELLRKKVLHLGGVRTLVLDEADRMLDMGFEEPIREIIGKTPKGRQSLLFSATFDDAIRTIARNTLRDPLEVTVDGPQERAAIEQRFVQVEPARKQVALAGLIAQQRIETCVVFCNMRKDVDEVAVSLQHFGFSALALHGDMEQRDRDEVLVRFANRSCNVLVASDVAARGLDIEDLGLVVNFDMPSDADTYVHRIGRTGRAGRDGLAISLCTPRELPRAAMLEERFGAPLLWDRNVPAAPKAHAAPPAAMTTLRIDAGKTDKLRPGDVLGALTGDAGLSAAAIGKINVFPTRTYVAVARDKAAAALARLNAGKIKGRSFRVRKL; the protein is encoded by the coding sequence ATGCACGATTTCAAACATCTCCCGCTGGCGCCCGGCCTGCAGCAGGGCGTCGACGCCCTCGGCTATACCCAGCCGACTCCGATCCAGGCGCAGAGCCTGCCCGCCATCCTCGACGGCCGCGACGTCATCGCGCAGGCGCCGACCGGCAGCGGCAAGACCGCCGCGTTCGGTATCGGCCTGCTGCACCGGCTCGACCTGGGCACCGTGCGCACGCAGGCGCTGGTGCTGTGCCCGACCCGCGAACTGGCCGACCAGGTCGCGCAGCAGATTCGCAAGCTCGCGGTCGGACTGCCCAACCTGAAAGTGCTGACGCTCTGCGGCGGCCTGCCGCTGGAGCCGCAGATCCGTTCGCTGGAGGCGCACGACCCGCACGTCGTCGTCGGCACGCCGGGCCGCATCCAGGAACTGCTGCGCAAGAAGGTGCTGCACCTCGGCGGCGTACGCACGCTGGTGCTGGACGAAGCGGACCGCATGCTCGACATGGGGTTCGAGGAGCCCATCCGCGAAATCATCGGCAAGACGCCGAAGGGCCGGCAGAGCCTGCTGTTCTCGGCCACCTTCGATGATGCGATCCGCACGATCGCCCGCAACACGTTGCGCGACCCGCTCGAAGTCACTGTCGACGGACCACAGGAACGCGCCGCCATCGAACAGCGTTTCGTGCAGGTCGAGCCCGCGCGCAAGCAGGTGGCGCTGGCGGGACTGATCGCACAGCAGCGCATCGAGACCTGCGTGGTGTTCTGCAACATGCGCAAGGACGTGGACGAAGTCGCCGTCTCGCTGCAGCACTTCGGCTTCTCCGCTCTCGCCCTGCACGGCGACATGGAACAGCGCGACCGCGACGAAGTGCTGGTGCGCTTCGCCAACCGCAGTTGCAACGTGCTGGTGGCCAGCGACGTGGCCGCGCGCGGCCTGGATATCGAAGATCTGGGCCTGGTGGTCAACTTCGACATGCCCAGCGATGCCGATACCTACGTCCACCGGATCGGCCGTACCGGCCGCGCCGGCCGCGATGGCCTGGCGATCAGCCTGTGCACGCCGCGGGAACTGCCGCGCGCCGCGATGCTGGAAGAACGCTTCGGCGCGCCGCTGCTGTGGGACCGCAACGTGCCCGCCGCGCCGAAGGCGCATGCGGCCCCGCCGGCGGCCATGACCACGCTGCGCATCGATGCCGGCAAGACGGACAAGCTGCGCCCGGGCGATGTGCTCGGTGCGTTGACCGGCGACGCCGGCCTGTCGGCCGCCGCCATCGGCAAGATCAACGTCTTCCCCACCCGCACCTATGTGGCGGTCGCGCGCGACAAGGCGGCGGCGGCGCTGGCCCGGCTCAATGCCGGCAAGATCAAGGGCCGCAGTTTCCGCGTCCGCAAGCTGTAA
- a CDS encoding barstar family protein: MSESGFDPGLTDAARAGVFFVTEDDLGPLAAVGRDAGLLARRVDLSGCDGKAALLLRIATVLDFPDTSGRNWDALSDSLRDLSWLPAPGYVLLFEEAHALREHNEADFDTLLDILDEASQAWAADEVPFWAFIALPEEDFPDLQ, translated from the coding sequence ATGAGCGAATCCGGCTTCGATCCCGGCCTGACCGATGCCGCGCGCGCGGGCGTGTTCTTCGTCACCGAGGACGACCTCGGCCCGCTCGCCGCCGTCGGCCGCGACGCCGGTCTGCTGGCCCGCCGCGTGGACCTCTCCGGCTGCGACGGCAAGGCCGCGCTGCTGCTGCGCATCGCCACGGTACTGGACTTCCCCGACACGTCGGGGCGCAACTGGGATGCCCTGTCCGACAGCCTGCGTGACCTGTCCTGGCTGCCGGCGCCGGGCTACGTGCTGCTGTTCGAGGAAGCCCATGCGCTGCGCGAACACAACGAAGCCGACTTCGACACGTTGCTGGACATCCTGGACGAGGCATCGCAGGCCTGGGCGGCGGATGAGGTGCCGTTCTGGGCATTCATTGCGCTGCCGGAAGAGGATTTCCCCGACCTGCAGTAG
- a CDS encoding ribonuclease domain-containing protein → MSRRSRRRQSSGLRLPLLAFVALLLIGAGAWWWTQRGDAPDAPTPEVAQQVGDPQRVNEALSLPPVEQTRPGALAGEVPAVASAPAPTTSTPATPTLPAFLPPEARATLDLIQRGGPFPHRQDGAVFQNREGRLPRQARGYYHEYTVDTPDLDHRGARRIVTGGTPPSEYYYTDDHYDSFRRFEIDKGTAP, encoded by the coding sequence ATGAGCCGACGTTCCCGCCGCCGCCAATCCTCCGGCCTTCGCCTGCCCCTGCTCGCCTTCGTCGCCTTATTGTTGATCGGCGCAGGCGCATGGTGGTGGACGCAGCGGGGCGACGCCCCCGATGCGCCGACGCCCGAAGTGGCACAGCAGGTTGGCGATCCGCAACGCGTCAACGAAGCGCTGTCGCTGCCACCGGTCGAACAGACACGGCCCGGCGCGCTCGCAGGCGAGGTGCCGGCCGTCGCGTCGGCGCCCGCTCCGACAACATCAACGCCTGCCACGCCCACGCTGCCCGCGTTCCTGCCGCCGGAAGCGCGCGCCACGCTGGACCTAATCCAGCGCGGCGGCCCGTTCCCTCATCGCCAGGACGGAGCGGTGTTCCAGAATCGCGAAGGACGGCTCCCGCGCCAGGCACGCGGTTACTACCACGAGTACACCGTGGACACGCCCGACCTGGACCATCGCGGCGCGCGGCGCATCGTCACGGGTGGCACGCCGCCGAGCGAGTACTACTACACGGACGACCACTACGACAGTTTCCGCCGGTTCGAGATCGATAAGGGCACCGCACCATGA
- a CDS encoding YbaY family lipoprotein, producing the protein MIRPLLAATCLALAACTPRPATDPGQPVPATDTPRPTAAVEGRATYLERIAPPPDARLSVQLVDAQLADTPAAVIASQEFTGLQGPPYAFSLAYDPAKLRPNGRYGLHAGLRDAQGKLWFVTDTRVPVTPGASTPVEFRMVRAGGDPVPPNGSPWDQAKARGIVFRGIGTEPGWLVEVGAGATPALHAELDYGERKIDVARLERITDGYRGKAADQTAVSLTTRREPCSDGMSDTEYPASATLVVGDRTYRGCGRFLTE; encoded by the coding sequence ATGATCCGACCCCTGCTGGCCGCCACCTGCCTGGCGCTTGCCGCGTGCACACCGCGCCCCGCCACCGATCCCGGCCAGCCGGTGCCTGCGACCGACACGCCACGACCGACCGCCGCCGTTGAAGGCCGCGCCACGTATCTCGAACGCATCGCCCCACCGCCGGATGCCCGCCTGAGCGTGCAGCTGGTGGACGCGCAATTGGCCGACACGCCGGCCGCGGTGATCGCCAGCCAGGAGTTCACCGGCCTGCAGGGACCTCCCTACGCGTTCTCGTTGGCCTACGACCCCGCCAAGCTCCGGCCCAATGGCCGCTACGGCCTGCATGCCGGATTGCGCGACGCCCAGGGCAAGCTGTGGTTCGTCACCGATACGCGCGTGCCTGTCACGCCGGGGGCCAGCACGCCGGTCGAGTTCCGCATGGTGCGCGCTGGCGGCGACCCGGTGCCGCCGAACGGCTCACCGTGGGACCAGGCGAAGGCGCGCGGTATCGTCTTCCGCGGCATCGGCACCGAGCCGGGCTGGCTGGTCGAAGTCGGCGCGGGCGCCACGCCGGCGCTGCATGCCGAACTCGACTACGGCGAGCGCAAGATCGATGTGGCGCGCCTGGAGCGCATCACGGACGGCTACCGCGGCAAGGCGGCCGACCAGACCGCCGTGTCGCTGACTACCCGACGTGAGCCCTGCAGCGACGGCATGAGCGATACCGAATACCCGGCCTCCGCGACGCTCGTCGTCGGCGACCGGACCTACCGCGGTTGCGGCCGCTTCCTGACCGAATGA
- a CDS encoding YdeI/OmpD-associated family protein has product MPTTDPRIDAYIAKAADFAQPILMHARAVVHDACPQVEETVKWGMPTFQYGGRILCGMAAFKQHASFGFWQHEQVMETGERTGMGSFGKMTTVRDFPARRTLVSLIRKAMALIDAGAKPDAARASRTTKPALRVPADLRDALAGNAAAKTTFDGFSPSARREYIEWITEAKRADTRTRRLEQAVAWLAEGKTRNWKYERRG; this is encoded by the coding sequence ATGCCGACGACCGATCCGCGCATCGATGCCTACATCGCCAAGGCGGCGGATTTCGCCCAGCCGATCCTCATGCATGCGCGCGCCGTGGTGCACGACGCGTGCCCGCAGGTGGAGGAAACGGTGAAGTGGGGCATGCCGACGTTCCAGTACGGGGGGCGCATCCTCTGTGGCATGGCGGCGTTCAAGCAGCATGCCTCGTTCGGCTTCTGGCAGCACGAGCAGGTGATGGAGACCGGCGAGCGGACCGGCATGGGCAGCTTCGGCAAGATGACGACGGTCCGCGATTTCCCCGCGCGGCGCACGCTGGTCTCCCTGATCCGCAAGGCCATGGCGTTGATCGATGCGGGTGCGAAGCCGGACGCCGCGCGCGCGTCTCGCACGACCAAGCCTGCGCTGCGGGTGCCGGCCGACCTGCGCGATGCGCTGGCCGGCAACGCGGCCGCGAAGACGACGTTCGACGGCTTCAGTCCGAGTGCGCGCCGCGAGTACATCGAGTGGATCACCGAGGCCAAGCGCGCGGACACGCGCACGCGCCGGCTCGAGCAGGCCGTCGCCTGGCTGGCCGAGGGCAAGACGCGCAACTGGAAGTACGAGCGGCGCGGGTGA
- a CDS encoding ZIP family metal transporter, translated as MNRVLQPFAHTRTQTAWPYLLAVAAIIVAAVWCVVGIPSNPAEGGIRQSLRGGALCALATALGALPVLVVRAIPQRVSDGLLGFGAGVMLAATAFSLVLPGLEAASGAGYSPWGAAALVSGGVLLGAGVLLLMDRVLVDDPLDAQRHLVPSRVMLFVLAIVLHNIPEGMAVGVSAGGRLSGAEGLAMGIALQDVPEGLVVALVLATAGMARSKAVFIGALSGVAEPLAAVPSAWAVGLSSVLLPWGLAFAAGAMLIAVGHSVIPESNRHGHGAIASWGLAIGFCLMMSLDTALG; from the coding sequence ATGAACCGCGTCCTGCAGCCGTTCGCCCACACCCGCACGCAAACCGCCTGGCCCTATCTGCTGGCCGTGGCCGCGATCATCGTCGCCGCCGTGTGGTGCGTGGTCGGCATCCCGTCGAACCCGGCCGAGGGCGGCATACGGCAGTCCCTGCGTGGCGGCGCGCTCTGCGCGCTGGCGACGGCGCTGGGCGCGCTGCCGGTGCTGGTGGTGCGGGCGATCCCCCAGCGCGTATCCGACGGTCTGCTGGGATTCGGTGCCGGCGTCATGCTGGCGGCTACGGCGTTCTCGTTGGTGCTGCCTGGTTTGGAAGCCGCGAGTGGCGCGGGCTACTCGCCCTGGGGCGCCGCAGCGCTCGTCAGCGGTGGCGTGCTGCTCGGCGCAGGCGTGCTGCTGCTGATGGACCGCGTGCTCGTCGACGATCCGCTGGACGCGCAGCGGCATCTGGTGCCGTCGCGGGTGATGCTGTTCGTCCTGGCCATCGTGCTGCACAACATACCGGAAGGCATGGCGGTCGGCGTCTCGGCGGGCGGCCGCCTGAGCGGTGCGGAAGGACTCGCCATGGGTATCGCCCTGCAGGACGTGCCCGAAGGCCTGGTGGTGGCACTGGTGCTCGCCACCGCCGGCATGGCGCGCAGCAAGGCGGTCTTCATCGGTGCGCTGTCGGGCGTGGCCGAACCCCTGGCGGCCGTGCCCAGCGCATGGGCGGTGGGTCTGTCGTCGGTCCTGCTGCCATGGGGACTGGCGTTCGCGGCGGGTGCGATGCTGATCGCGGTGGGGCACAGCGTCATACCGGAATCCAACCGTCACGGACACGGCGCCATCGCGTCCTGGGGGCTGGCCATCGGCTTCTGCCTGATGATGTCGCTGGATACCGCCCTGGGTTGA
- a CDS encoding glutathione S-transferase family protein — MTEPLTIIGNYISPYVRKVLVCLDVKGIPYRIDPIAPFVGDDAFSRLSPLRRIPVLIDGDLVLNDSTVICEYLQDRFPTPSLYPADPVQRAQARWLEEYADSYLGDVVIWRMFFQKGVRRFLFNEGTDEDVVRKARDEELPVALDYLEARLPEEGWIFGELSIADISVASFFRNAAFVKYQVDPQRWPRVAAFVGRALALPAFARLAAFEDRTLRTPLPEQRAVLSEMGAPLTATTCGNAAPRYGVMRLG; from the coding sequence ATGACGGAACCGCTGACGATCATCGGCAACTACATCTCGCCCTACGTGCGGAAGGTGCTGGTGTGCCTGGATGTAAAGGGCATCCCGTACCGCATCGACCCCATCGCGCCGTTCGTCGGCGACGACGCATTCAGCCGGCTCAGTCCGTTGCGCCGCATCCCGGTGCTGATCGATGGCGATCTAGTCCTCAACGACTCCACCGTCATCTGCGAGTACCTGCAGGACCGGTTTCCCACACCGTCGCTGTATCCTGCCGATCCGGTGCAGCGTGCGCAGGCGCGTTGGCTGGAGGAGTACGCCGATTCCTACCTCGGCGATGTGGTGATCTGGCGGATGTTCTTCCAGAAGGGCGTGCGGCGCTTCCTGTTCAACGAAGGCACGGACGAGGACGTAGTCCGCAAGGCGCGCGACGAGGAACTGCCTGTCGCGCTGGACTATCTTGAAGCGCGGCTGCCGGAGGAGGGCTGGATCTTCGGTGAACTGTCTATCGCCGACATCAGCGTGGCCAGCTTCTTCCGCAACGCGGCCTTCGTGAAGTACCAGGTGGACCCGCAACGGTGGCCGCGCGTCGCGGCCTTCGTCGGACGCGCCCTCGCTTTGCCCGCGTTCGCCCGGCTGGCGGCCTTCGAAGACCGCACGTTGCGCACGCCGTTGCCGGAGCAGCGCGCCGTACTGTCCGAGATGGGCGCTCCGCTCACCGCGACGACCTGCGGCAATGCGGCACCGCGCTACGGGGTGATGCGCCTGGGCTGA
- a CDS encoding M14 family metallopeptidase — protein MLRLPCITLLLALAPLAHAQSALTTVSERSGFVDTGRYDEVIALCDAFARQYPKAVRCTTFGTTPEGRPMKAIIASTSGALTPEQAQRRQLPVVLVQGGIHAGEIDGKDAGFLALREVLEGKAAPGALDKLVWVFVPVFNVDGHERFGAWNRPNQRGPKEMGWRTTAQNYNLNRDYVKADAAEMQAMLQLVQRWDPIVAVDLHATNGAQFEHDISIQVEPVHAGDAGLRKAGLALRTAVIGDLAKQGSLPLPYYPSFVVGDDPTSGFEDGVPPPRFSHGYFLLRNRIGMLVETHSWKEYPVRVRITRNTVVSVLEHVARDGAAWQAAAKQADAAATQLAGQAEPLTWVAAPTARTVDFRGYAYTRTKSDVSGALMTRYDETTPQIWKVPLKDDIRPGVVVDAPRGGYLVPAAEATWVAPLLKTHGIDYRLLGKAWQGDAQVFRATKSGFGGTSVETHQRLTVEGDWTREARSTPTGALFVPIAQPKARLVMALLEPKAPDSLLAWGRFNNAFERKEYMEDYVAETVAREMLRDPAVKAEFERRLREDKAFADDPAARLEFFYRRHPSWDERYQLYPVLRVDAAP, from the coding sequence ATGCTGCGCCTGCCCTGCATCACGCTGCTGCTCGCCCTCGCGCCGCTCGCGCACGCCCAATCGGCCCTGACCACGGTGTCGGAGCGCTCGGGGTTCGTGGACACCGGCCGCTACGACGAGGTCATCGCCCTCTGCGACGCATTCGCGCGCCAGTATCCCAAGGCGGTGCGCTGCACCACGTTCGGCACCACGCCCGAAGGCCGGCCGATGAAGGCCATCATCGCCTCGACCAGCGGCGCGCTTACGCCCGAACAGGCGCAACGCCGCCAGCTGCCTGTCGTGCTGGTCCAGGGCGGCATCCACGCGGGCGAGATCGATGGCAAGGATGCGGGCTTCCTCGCGTTGCGCGAGGTGCTGGAAGGCAAGGCGGCGCCCGGCGCGCTGGACAAGCTGGTGTGGGTGTTCGTACCGGTGTTCAACGTCGATGGCCATGAACGCTTCGGCGCGTGGAATCGCCCGAATCAGCGCGGCCCGAAGGAAATGGGCTGGCGCACCACCGCGCAGAACTACAACCTCAACCGCGACTACGTGAAGGCCGACGCGGCCGAAATGCAGGCCATGCTGCAGCTGGTGCAGCGCTGGGACCCGATCGTTGCGGTCGACCTGCACGCGACCAATGGCGCGCAGTTCGAGCACGACATCTCCATCCAGGTCGAACCGGTGCATGCCGGCGATGCCGGCCTGCGCAAGGCCGGTCTCGCCCTGCGCACCGCCGTCATCGGCGACCTGGCCAAGCAGGGCTCGCTGCCCCTGCCCTACTACCCGTCGTTCGTCGTGGGCGACGATCCCACCTCCGGCTTCGAGGACGGTGTGCCGCCGCCCCGCTTCTCGCACGGCTATTTCCTGCTGCGCAACCGCATCGGCATGCTGGTGGAAACGCACTCGTGGAAGGAATACCCCGTGCGCGTGCGCATCACCCGCAACACCGTCGTTTCGGTGCTGGAGCACGTCGCCCGTGATGGCGCCGCCTGGCAGGCGGCCGCGAAGCAGGCGGATGCGGCGGCCACGCAGCTGGCCGGCCAGGCCGAGCCCCTGACCTGGGTCGCGGCGCCGACGGCGCGCACGGTCGACTTCCGCGGCTACGCCTACACGCGAACGAAGTCCGACGTATCCGGCGCGCTGATGACGCGCTACGACGAAACCACGCCACAGATCTGGAAGGTACCGCTGAAGGACGACATCCGCCCGGGCGTCGTCGTGGACGCGCCGCGTGGTGGTTACCTGGTGCCTGCGGCGGAAGCCACATGGGTCGCGCCGCTGCTGAAGACGCACGGCATCGATTACCGCCTGCTGGGCAAGGCCTGGCAGGGCGACGCGCAGGTGTTCCGCGCGACCAAGAGCGGTTTCGGCGGCACGTCGGTCGAAACCCACCAGCGCCTGACGGTCGAGGGCGACTGGACGCGCGAAGCCCGCAGCACGCCCACGGGTGCGTTGTTCGTACCCATCGCCCAGCCCAAGGCGCGCCTGGTGATGGCGCTGCTGGAGCCGAAGGCACCGGATTCGCTGCTCGCCTGGGGTCGCTTCAACAACGCGTTCGAGCGCAAGGAGTACATGGAAGACTACGTGGCCGAAACCGTCGCACGCGAGATGCTGCGCGACCCGGCCGTGAAGGCCGAGTTCGAACGCAGGCTGCGCGAAGACAAGGCCTTCGCGGACGACCCCGCCGCACGGCTGGAATTCTTCTACCGTCGTCATCCCTCGTGGGACGAGCGTTACCAGCTCTACCCGGTGCTGCGCGTGGATGCGGCGCCCTGA